In Pseudomonas fluorescens, the following are encoded in one genomic region:
- the dsbC gene encoding bifunctional protein-disulfide isomerase/oxidoreductase DsbC — MRLTQIFAAAAIALVSTFAVADDAADKAIRKSLENLQLEVPVETITASPLPGLYEVKLKGSRVLYASADGQYVVQGYLFDLKDGKPVNLTEKTERLGISKLINAIPVAETVVYPAIGETKSHITVFTDTTCPYCHKLHAEVPELNKRGIEVRYVAFPRQGLGSPGDEQLQAVWCSKDKKAAMDKMVDGKEIKAAKCDNPVSKQFALGQSIGVNGTPAIVLADGQVIPGYQPAPQVAKLALGAK, encoded by the coding sequence ATGCGTCTGACCCAGATTTTCGCCGCCGCAGCCATTGCGTTGGTCAGCACCTTTGCCGTCGCCGATGACGCGGCCGACAAAGCCATTCGTAAAAGCCTGGAAAACCTCCAGCTCGAAGTGCCGGTAGAGACCATCACCGCCAGCCCGTTGCCAGGCCTGTACGAAGTCAAACTAAAAGGCAGCCGTGTGCTGTACGCCAGCGCCGACGGCCAGTACGTGGTTCAGGGCTACCTGTTCGATCTCAAGGACGGCAAGCCGGTCAACCTGACCGAGAAGACCGAGCGCCTGGGCATCTCCAAGCTGATCAACGCCATCCCGGTTGCCGAAACCGTTGTCTACCCGGCCATTGGCGAAACCAAGTCGCATATCACCGTATTCACCGACACCACCTGCCCGTACTGCCACAAGCTGCACGCCGAAGTGCCTGAGCTGAACAAGCGCGGCATCGAAGTGCGTTACGTCGCGTTCCCGCGCCAGGGCCTGGGCTCGCCGGGTGACGAGCAACTGCAAGCGGTGTGGTGCTCGAAAGACAAGAAAGCGGCCATGGACAAAATGGTCGACGGCAAGGAAATCAAGGCCGCCAAGTGCGATAACCCGGTTTCCAAACAGTTCGCACTCGGTCAGTCGATCGGCGTGAACGGCACACCGGCCATCGTTTTGGCCGACGGTCAGGTCATTCCGGGCTACCAGCCTGCGCCACAAGTCGCCAAACTGGCGCTGGGCGCGAAGTAA
- a CDS encoding homoserine dehydrogenase: protein MKPVKVGICGLGTVGGGTFNVLQRNAEEIARRAGRGIEVAQIAMRTPKPQFQTTGIAITNDVFEVATNPEIDIVIELMGGYTVARELVLKAIENGKHVVTANKALIAVHGNEIFAKAREKGVIVAFEAAVAGGIPVIKAIREGLSANRINWVAGIINGTGNFILTEMREKGRTFEDVLAEAQALGYAEADPTFDVEGIDAAHKLTILASIAFGIPLQFDKAYTEGITKLTTADVNYAEALGYRIKHLGVARSTAAGIELRVHPTLIPADRLIANVNGVMNAVMVNGDAAGSTLFYGAGAGMEPTASSVIADLVDVVRAMTSDPENRVPHLAFQPDSLSAHPILPIEACESAYYLRIQAKDHPGVLAQVASILSERGINIESIMQKEAEEHDGLVPMILLTHRVLEQHINDAIAALEALAGVVGPVVRIRVEHLN, encoded by the coding sequence GTGAAACCGGTCAAAGTAGGCATCTGTGGGTTAGGAACCGTCGGTGGCGGTACCTTCAACGTACTTCAGCGCAACGCCGAGGAAATTGCTCGTCGTGCCGGGCGTGGGATCGAAGTGGCACAAATTGCCATGCGCACGCCAAAGCCTCAGTTCCAAACGACCGGTATTGCGATTACCAACGATGTCTTCGAAGTGGCCACGAACCCTGAGATCGACATCGTTATAGAGCTGATGGGCGGCTACACCGTTGCCCGCGAGCTGGTACTCAAGGCCATCGAGAATGGCAAGCATGTGGTCACCGCGAACAAGGCGCTTATCGCCGTTCACGGTAATGAAATTTTCGCCAAGGCCCGCGAGAAGGGTGTGATCGTTGCGTTCGAAGCGGCCGTGGCCGGTGGCATCCCGGTGATCAAGGCGATCCGCGAAGGCCTGTCCGCCAACCGCATCAACTGGGTGGCCGGCATCATCAACGGCACCGGCAACTTCATCCTGACGGAAATGCGCGAGAAGGGTCGCACCTTCGAAGACGTATTGGCCGAAGCCCAGGCCCTGGGTTACGCCGAAGCCGATCCGACCTTCGACGTCGAGGGTATCGACGCCGCTCACAAGCTGACGATCCTGGCGTCCATCGCGTTCGGTATTCCGTTGCAGTTCGACAAGGCTTACACCGAAGGCATCACTAAGCTGACCACCGCCGACGTGAACTACGCCGAAGCGTTGGGCTACCGCATCAAGCACCTGGGCGTGGCGCGCAGCACCGCGGCCGGTATCGAACTGCGTGTGCACCCGACGCTGATCCCGGCCGATCGCCTGATCGCCAACGTCAACGGCGTGATGAACGCGGTGATGGTCAACGGCGATGCTGCCGGTTCGACCCTGTTCTACGGCGCTGGCGCCGGCATGGAGCCGACCGCTTCGTCGGTGATCGCCGACCTGGTGGACGTGGTCCGCGCCATGACTTCCGACCCGGAAAACCGCGTACCGCACCTGGCGTTCCAGCCGGATTCGCTGTCGGCTCACCCGATCCTGCCGATCGAGGCCTGCGAAAGCGCTTACTACCTGCGCATTCAGGCCAAGGATCATCCGGGCGTGTTGGCTCAGGTTGCGAGCATCCTCTCGGAGCGCGGCATCAACATCGAGTCGATCATGCAGAAGGAAGCCGAGGAGCACGACGGCCTGGTGCCGATGATTCTGCTGACCCACCGCGTGCTGGAACAGCACATCAACGATGCCATCGCTGCTTTGGAAGCCTTGGCGGGTGTGGTCGGTCCGGTTGTACGGATCCGTGTCGAGCACCTGAACTAA
- the thrC gene encoding threonine synthase has product MRYISTRGQAPALNFEDVLLAGLATDGGLYVPENLPRFTQEEIASWAGLPYHELAFRVMRPFVTGSIPDADFKKILEETYGVFAHSAVAPLRQLNGNEWVLELFHGPTLAFKDFALQLLGRLLDYVLEKRGERVVIVGATSGDTGSAAIEGCKHCENVDIFILHPHNRVSEVQRRQMTTIFGQNIHNIAIEGNFDDCQEMVKASFADQSFLKGTRLVAVNSINWARIMAQIVYYFHAALQLGGPARSVSFSVPTGNFGDIFAGYLARNMGLPINQLIVATNRNDILHRFMSGNQYVKDTLHATLSPSMDIMVSSNFERLLFDLHGRNGAAIAGLMDSFKQGGGFSVEQERWTEARKLFDSLAVDDAQTCETIAEVYEQTGEVLDPHTAIGVKAARECRRSLDIPMVILGTAHPVKFPDAVEKAGVGKALELPAHLSDLFERDERCTVLPNDLKAVQAFVSQHGNRGKPL; this is encoded by the coding sequence ATGCGTTACATCAGTACCCGCGGCCAGGCACCGGCCCTGAATTTCGAAGACGTCCTGCTGGCAGGCCTTGCCACCGACGGCGGTCTGTACGTCCCGGAAAACCTGCCACGTTTCACCCAGGAAGAAATCGCTTCGTGGGCCGGCCTGCCGTATCACGAGCTGGCTTTCCGCGTTATGCGCCCGTTTGTCACCGGCAGCATTCCTGATGCCGATTTCAAAAAGATTCTCGAAGAAACCTACGGTGTGTTCGCCCACAGCGCCGTTGCGCCGCTGCGTCAGCTGAACGGCAACGAATGGGTGCTGGAGCTGTTCCACGGTCCGACCCTGGCGTTCAAGGACTTCGCCCTGCAATTGCTCGGTCGCCTGCTCGACTACGTGCTGGAAAAGCGCGGCGAGCGCGTGGTGATCGTCGGCGCCACCTCCGGTGACACCGGTTCGGCTGCCATCGAAGGCTGCAAACACTGCGAAAACGTCGACATCTTCATCCTGCACCCGCACAACCGGGTGTCCGAAGTACAGCGTCGGCAGATGACCACCATTTTCGGTCAGAACATCCACAACATCGCCATCGAAGGCAACTTCGATGACTGCCAGGAAATGGTCAAGGCCAGCTTCGCCGACCAGAGCTTCCTCAAAGGCACGCGCCTGGTCGCCGTGAACTCGATCAACTGGGCGCGGATCATGGCCCAGATCGTTTACTACTTCCACGCAGCCCTGCAACTGGGCGGCCCGGCGCGTTCGGTGTCGTTCTCGGTGCCGACCGGCAACTTCGGCGACATCTTCGCCGGTTACCTGGCGCGCAACATGGGCCTGCCGATCAACCAGTTGATCGTCGCCACCAACCGCAACGACATCCTGCACCGCTTCATGAGCGGCAACCAGTACGTCAAGGACACCCTGCACGCCACGCTGTCGCCGTCCATGGACATCATGGTGTCGTCGAACTTCGAACGTCTGCTGTTCGACCTGCATGGTCGCAACGGCGCGGCCATCGCCGGGCTGATGGATTCGTTCAAGCAGGGCGGCGGTTTCAGCGTCGAGCAAGAGCGCTGGACCGAAGCCCGCAAGTTGTTCGACTCGCTGGCCGTGGATGACGCGCAAACCTGCGAAACCATCGCTGAAGTCTACGAGCAGACCGGTGAAGTGCTGGATCCGCACACTGCCATCGGCGTGAAAGCTGCGCGGGAATGCCGTCGCAGCCTGGACATTCCAATGGTGATCCTGGGCACCGCCCACCCGGTCAAATTCCCGGACGCCGTAGAAAAAGCCGGCGTAGGAAAAGCACTCGAACTGCCTGCACATCTTTCTGATTTGTTTGAACGAGACGAACGTTGCACCGTATTGCCAAATGACCTGAAGGCCGTGCAGGCCTTTGTCAGTCAGCATGGCAACCGCGGCAAGCCGCTGTAA
- a CDS encoding transporter substrate-binding domain-containing protein, with product MLFTSVFKPVARWLFFFGILGIAEWGGASPASLQERGKSVARSMVVLDDQELQWMASNPQVVVTALEYPLYLFKDEHGQWTGLNSDLLKRISDMTGLQFVYEQSFSTDQMLAHLESGAADLSTTLSMNDERKVFLDFSHAFGGAGWVFVGQAGAPPVQSLEDLVKRVLVLPTRHALEAVIRRDYPSIELRSVKTYAEARAWVESDEAYVTIENEIGAQHFPSGRLQIGAVVPGKWDADYLTLRKGQPQLLSILNKALEAFPAQELRDLRLKWFGGATVPQPPGLWQRIDQWVCWGVLVLSLFGLLSLLWNRRLAVVVRQRVEAQSSLRDQLAFQHALMDAMPDPMFVRDLQGRLIMCNKSYEDALSTRFDRMQGRQLIEVDVMPRQTAELLHAEFLAQLSTRRTRFFERQLMFKDGVRDIYQWTVPFYTADGQLRGLLGGWADIARRTR from the coding sequence ATGCTCTTTACAAGTGTGTTCAAGCCAGTCGCGCGCTGGCTGTTTTTTTTCGGCATCCTGGGAATCGCCGAATGGGGAGGGGCGAGCCCTGCATCGCTTCAAGAGCGTGGGAAGTCTGTCGCACGTTCAATGGTCGTGCTGGATGACCAGGAGTTGCAGTGGATGGCCAGCAATCCACAGGTCGTGGTCACGGCACTGGAATACCCGTTGTACCTGTTCAAGGATGAACATGGCCAATGGACGGGCTTGAACAGTGACCTGCTCAAGCGCATCAGTGACATGACGGGGTTGCAGTTCGTTTACGAACAGTCTTTTTCCACCGATCAGATGCTGGCCCATCTGGAAAGCGGCGCAGCGGATTTGAGTACGACCCTGTCGATGAATGACGAACGCAAGGTATTTCTCGATTTCAGCCATGCGTTCGGCGGTGCCGGATGGGTCTTTGTCGGGCAGGCTGGGGCGCCGCCGGTGCAGTCGCTGGAGGATCTGGTGAAGCGGGTACTGGTGCTGCCGACCCGGCATGCACTGGAAGCAGTGATCCGTCGCGATTATCCATCCATCGAATTGCGCTCGGTTAAAACCTACGCCGAAGCCCGTGCCTGGGTTGAAAGTGACGAAGCCTACGTCACCATCGAAAACGAAATCGGCGCCCAGCATTTTCCGTCGGGGCGGCTGCAGATCGGGGCTGTGGTGCCGGGCAAATGGGATGCGGATTATCTGACGTTGCGCAAAGGTCAGCCGCAGTTGCTGAGTATCCTCAACAAGGCGCTTGAGGCGTTTCCTGCGCAGGAGTTGCGCGACCTTCGTCTGAAATGGTTCGGTGGCGCTACCGTGCCACAGCCGCCTGGCCTCTGGCAGCGGATTGACCAGTGGGTCTGCTGGGGGGTGTTGGTGCTCAGCCTGTTCGGCCTGTTGTCCCTGCTCTGGAATCGGCGGTTGGCGGTGGTGGTCAGGCAACGGGTCGAGGCCCAAAGCAGTCTGCGCGATCAGCTCGCATTCCAGCATGCCCTGATGGATGCCATGCCTGACCCGATGTTTGTCCGTGATCTGCAGGGGCGCTTGATCATGTGCAACAAAAGTTATGAGGACGCCTTGTCGACGCGCTTTGACAGGATGCAGGGGCGGCAGTTGATCGAGGTCGATGTCATGCCCAGACAAACTGCGGAACTGCTGCATGCCGAGTTCCTGGCGCAATTGAGTACGCGCAGGACGCGCTTCTTCGAGCGTCAATTGATGTTCAAGGACGGTGTCAGGGATATCTACCAGTGGACAGTGCCGTTTTACACGGCCGATGGCCAGCTACGAGGATTGTTGGGGGGATGGGCCGACATCGCCCGGCGTACCCGATAG
- a CDS encoding DUF3509 domain-containing protein, translating into MESISLLLGEALSPYQVTLTPSGIRGECRVTLKNAIGATVVEREFNQVQLKDKRLLTDVVDGLHRDVLIAEGRLEPCVIAALRNAAQDKLLARRN; encoded by the coding sequence ATGGAAAGTATCAGTTTGTTGCTCGGTGAGGCGCTGAGTCCGTATCAGGTCACACTGACCCCGTCAGGCATTCGTGGCGAATGCCGGGTGACCCTGAAGAATGCTATTGGCGCGACGGTGGTCGAGCGCGAGTTCAATCAGGTCCAGTTGAAAGACAAACGCTTGCTGACGGATGTGGTCGACGGTTTGCATCGCGACGTGCTGATCGCTGAAGGACGCCTTGAGCCTTGTGTCATCGCGGCATTGCGTAATGCGGCGCAGGACAAGCTGCTGGCCAGACGCAATTGA